Part of the Synergistales bacterium genome, GTCCGCTCCAGCTCCACCGCCCGCGGGGGCTCCTCGGCGTGCTCCGCCCGGAAGGCGCGGAGCTCCCCGTCGGCCTGGCGCTCCAGATCACGGGCCGACTGAAGCTCCGCGGCGGCCCGCTCCAGCTCGCCCTCCTCCAGGGACAGGAATTCCTCACGCTGCGCCCGCAGCAGCTCCTCACGGGACCAGCTGTGCCCGGCGGAGGCCTTCTTCCAGGCGGCGACGGCCTCGTCGAAGAGACGGCGGGCCTCGTCCAGCTCCCGCCCGGCGCGTTCGGCGCGCTCCCGGCTGCGGTCGCGTTGCTCGCCCAGTTTCCGGGCCTTCTCGGCGGTCTTGCCCCCCCGGATCTGGGTCTTCTGCATCTCGTCGTCCAGCTCCCCGGTCCGGGCCGCGGCCGCCTCCACCCGCCGCAGGAAGGCCTCGTCCCGGTCGGGCAGACGGCGGGCGTTCTCGGTGCGTTTCCCGTCGAGCCGGACCAGTTCGCGATCGGCCGCATCCCGACGGGCGACGCGATCCCGGATGGCCTTCTCCTTCTGCGCCACCTTCTCCTCGGCCTGTTCCCGCGAGAGCGTGCGCCACCCTTCGGGGAGGGGCTCCGCGGGGAGGTCCCGGAGCCCTTCGTGGAGTTCCAGGCCCTGCCTGAGGAGGCGGTGGCAGCGCGCCTTGGCGTTGGTGATCTCCTCCAGCGCCCGGGAGAGGCCGGAATCGGCCAGGGTGCGGGCCATCTCAACGGCCCGGAGGCGGGTGAGGGTCTGCAGCTCCACCACGTCGGCGTCGCCTGCCAGCAGCTCCAGCCAGTCGGTCAGGGCGGTCAGCAGGCGGTCCATCCGCTCCTTCAGCGCCGCGGCGGCCTTTTTGTGCTCCGCCGTCACCCGCCGCCGCTTCTCCAGCAGCTCCTCCCGGGTCAGGAGCGCGGCGGCGCGGCGCCACTCCTCCAGTTCGGCCTGGATCTGCCCCTTCTCCACATCCATCCGTTTTTTCTCGTTTTCCTGATGGGCCATCTCGTCGTGAATCCACCGGATCTCCGCGACACAGGAGGCGTACCGGGCCAGCGGGGCCTGTTTCTCCTTCTCCTCGCTGAGCTTCCTGTAGTGGTCGCGGAAGACCTGCAGCAGATCATCCTGCTCGCGGAAGGCCCCCTCTTCCTTCTGGAGGGCCTGCCGGGCCTCGCGTTCCCCGCTGCGGGCGCGTCCCAGACGGGAGGCCCGTTCCCTGAGGGTGCGCAGGCCCTCCGAGGCGGCCGAGAGGGAGGCCCGATCCCGGCAGCGGCGCTCGTCCCGCTCGGCCCTGGCGCGCCGGTGCCGGGCCCCGTTGAGGCGCCTGGTGCGTTCGTCCAGGGTGCTCCGCGCTTTCTCGGCCTTGCGGATCCCTTCCAGGGCCCGCTCCAGCCGGTCGCTCCGCGTCCCGGCCTCCCGACGGCGTTCCCGCAGCGTCGGGAGGGGCGCGATCCCTTCCAGATCGCGCTGCAGCCGGTCCAGCTCCCACTGGATCCGGGCGAGCTCCTGCGACGCCGACTGCTTCACCTTCTGCGCCCGCTCCCGGAAGCGCTGCTCATCCTGGAGGCCCAGCGCGGCGGCCAGCACCTTCCAGCGGTCGGCGGGGGTCTTGTCCACCAGCTCCGTCACCGCCCCCTGGGGGACCAGCACGGAGGTGCAGAAGGCCTCCCGGAGGGCGGCGATGCCCCGGCCTTCCTCGCCGCCCGAGGGGTCCAGCAGACCGGCAAGGAGGGATTCCGCATCCTTCACCGACGAGGCCAGGGGGGTCCAGCCCTCCTCCGTCTCCTCGGCGAGGGCGATCCTCTGGGCTTTCCTCTCGGGGAAAAAGGTCCGGCTGATCCGGTAGCGCCCCCCGTCGAGGCGGAAGGTGAAGGCCACCTCGCCGCGGTCGGCGCCGACGCGCACGTAGCCGGACTGGTTGAGCCTGCGGGTGCGCGTCTCCGAGGGCTCGCCGAAGAGCGCCACCAGCAGGGCGTCCAGGAGGGAGCTCTTCCCGGCGCCGTTGGGCCCCACGATGGCGACAACACCGCCTTCAAAGGCCAGGTCGGCCTCGCGGACGCCGAAGAGATCGCGGATCACCAGCCGTTCCGGCGTCATCCCCCGGCCTCCTCATCCCCGGCGGCCTGCCCGCGGAGGAAGCCCCAGACCTCCTCCGGGTCGGCGCCGTCCAGGAGCAGCTGCCCGGCGCGGGTCACCAGCTCCCTGCGGGGGCCGTCGTCCTCCTCGGAGGCCACATACTGCGCCCAGAGTTCCGCGGGGTGCAGCTCGGCGCGGGGGCGCTCCGCTTCGGCGGAGCCCTCCGGATCGGCGCCGGGGGCCATCCGGACGCGGACGATCCGGCGGTCCTCCTCGCGCAGGCGGTCCAGCAGACGCAGCTCGCCGGTGGGACAGCTCTCCAGGGAGATCCGGACCCAGCTGTCGTCCTCCAGCATGCCCATGGCGGCGGGGAGTTCCGCCGCCATGCTCTCCTCGTCGGGGTAATGCAGGGTGTGGAGGCTCCTCCCCCGGAGCGGGAGGGCCCGGAGCACGCCGTCGGCGCTGTCCGCCAGGAGTGAGCCGAGGTCCTGGCCCTCCTCGGCGAAATCGCCGCGGTAGAGCGGTCCGGCGTAGAAGGCGCTGATGGGGTCATCGGTGACGGGGCCGTGGCGGTGGATATGGCCGCAGATCATGGCGGAGGCGCCCAGATCGGCGGCGCGCCCGGGATCCACCACCGGCTCCGTGAGGCCGGGGACGGTGCCGGCGAGGGCCAGATGGGCCGCCAGAAGGGTCAGCGAGGGGTTGCCGTCCGGGGGGTCCGTGGGGAGGAGGTCTTCGGGGGCCCCCTCGGGGGGGATCTGATGGTGCCGCAGGTAGGGGAGCAGATAGAGGGCGACGTCGCCCACCTGCTGCAGCGACGGGCTGTCGACGATCCGGAGGCGGTCGCCGGCGTCGAGGATCTCCCAGACCTTCACCCCCGCCCAGTCGTGGTTGCCCCGGAGGAGCAGCACCTCCGGCCGGGAGGGAAGGTCCAGCAGTCTGCGGATGGTGGCCGCCACCAGGGTGACGGCCTCTTCGCCGGGATAGCGGAAGGTGTGGAAGATATCGCCGAGGACCACCACCGCCTCCGGCCGGTGCTCGCGGGCCTGGTCCAGCAGCTGCTCCAGGCCGTCCCGGGCCTCGGGCAGGCGGTCGATCCCCCAGGTGCGGGCCCCTACGTGCCAGTCGCCGGTGAAAAGGAGCCGCACGGCGCCGCTATGCTCCCAGCCCGATCCGCTCTTCCACGGGGCGCAGGCCCTCGATGGTCTCCTGGATCAGCTCGTCCATGGAGACCCCCAGCATGTCGGCGCCCTTCTGGATCACCTCGCGGTCCACGCCGCGGGCGAAGGCCTTGTCCTTCCACTTCTTCTTCACGGACTTGAGCTTCATGTCCTTCGTGGAGCGGCTGGGGCGCACCAGGGCCACGGCGATGACAAAGCCCGTCAGCTCGTCCACGGCGTAGAGGGTCTTCTCCATCTCCGACTCCGGGGGCACATCGTCCTGCACCAGCCCCCAGCCGTGGGAGCGGACGGCCCGGACGAGCTCCTCGGGGTAGCCCTCCCCGCGGAGCCACTCCACCGCCCTGGCGGTGTGCTGCTGCGGGTCGTCCTCGGTCTGCTCCCAGTCCAGGTCGTGGAGCAGTCCCACCACGCCCCAGAGGTCCTCGTCTCCGCCCTTCCTGGCGGCCATATGGCGCATCACCGCCTCCACGGCCAGGCCGTGGTTGATGTGGCCTTCGTCCTTGTTGTAGCGCCTGAGGAGCTCCAGCGCCTGTTCTCGGTCGGGAACCATGGTCATGCATCCACCTCCATAGATCGTTCGCCCGAACGGCTGCGCCGCTCAGGACGTCTCGGGGTCGTCGCAGAGAAAGCGCCGCGCCTCGCGGACCGGGCCGGTGCAGTGTTCCTCCAGGCCGGCCTCGGCGCGCAGGGTGCGGGCCAGTTCGTCGGGATAGGAGTGGGCGTAGTAGAGCCGGCGGATGCCGGCGTTGATGATGGCCTTGGAGCAGAAGGAGCAGGGCTCGGTGGTGCAGTAGAGGTCCGTTCCCTCCGTGGAGGTGCCGGTGGACGCCGCCTGGGCGATGGCGTTCATCTCGGCGTGGGCGCCGCGGCAGATCTCGTGGCGCTGCCCCGAGGGGATGCCCAGCTGCTCCCGCAGACAGCCCGTCTCGGCGCAGTGACGCACCCCGCGGGGCGCGCCGTTGTAGCCGGTGCTGACGATATGCCGGTCTCTAACGATCACCGCGCCGACCTTGCGGCGCAGACAGGTGCTTCTGGAGGCCACCACCTCGGCGATGACCATGAAATACTCCATCCAGTCGGGGCGTCTCTGCTCCATCGGTTCCTCCTGTTTCACCCGGGGGCCTCCCGGCCTCTCACCTCTCCCCGATGGTCAGGCCTCGTCCTCCCGCCACATATCGGTGAGCGAGACGGTGGGGGCGCTGCCGACAATCTCCAGGGTCTCCTTCAGTTCGTAGGAGTTGATCACATTGGCCATCAGCATATCCGTCACGTCGTCGGTCTCGTAGGGGATGGAAAAGCGCCGGTAGCCCAGCCGCTCGGCGAAGAAGGCCGTGGAGTCGCCGTTGACGCCTGTGCTGTGCAGGGCCTCCTGCAGCATCCCCAGAAAGGGCTCGTCGTCGAAGAAGGGATCCTCGCTGGCGATGACGATCACCTTGCATTCGTCCAGCAGGATGCCGTCGTTCCAGACCCCGCAGAGGGTGAGGCCCACCTTGAGGCCCGCGGCCTCGCCGAGCATCCGGGTGAGGTTCTCCATGGCGGCGGAATAGCTGAAGACCATGGCGAAGCCCAGCTCCAGCCCCTGTCCGCGCTCGGGACGGATGAGATGGTCCGGAAAGAGCGTGCCCACCCGGCCGCTGCGCAGACTGCGCAGCAGGAGGAACTCGCTGTCCATGTTCAGCGACAGGTCGGCGATGTCCCGCAGCTGGCTGCTGTGCACCGACTGCAGCGACGAGGGCGCCAGCGAGAAGTAGTAGGGCACCCACGCGGCGATATCCAGTTCCACATCCTGGTCCCAGTACGGCAGTTGACCCAATCGTTTTACCCCTTTTTCGTATAGTTCTCTTCGAGCAGGTTACAGACCCTGTCGACCAGCTCGTCGATCTCCGGTTTGGTGATCTGCGCATCGGCGCCGACGCTCACGGCCTTCCGCTTGATGTCCTCAGCCATGATGGAAGAGAAGACGATCACCGGAATCGGTTCGATCTCGTCGCCGGACTTGACCTTCCTGGTGAGCGTCAGGCCGTCCATCTTGGGCATCTCGATGTCGGTGATCAGCAGGTGGAAGGTATCCTCGCCGGCCGACAGCCGGTCCCAGGCCGCCTTGCCGTGGCTCACCAGCTCCACGTTGTGGAAGCCGCCCTCGGCCAGGGCGTCCTGCAGGAGGCGCCGGATCAGCGGCGAATCCTCGGCCACCAGGATGGCGTAGTCGTTGGGGTCGCCGATGGCCTTGCTCGCCTTCGCGCCCCCCTCGCTGACGTGGAACTGCTCCTCGATGGTGGGGTTCACCATCTGGACGATCCGCTCGTAGTCCAGCAGAAGGATGTTCCGGTTCTCCCGCTTGATGACGTAGAGGGCGTTCTCCCCCAGAAAGCTGCCGGTCAGGCTGGAATCGAGCTCCTCGGAGCTGATCCGGTAGATCCGCTCCACGGCGTCCACCACGAAGCCCAGCTTCATCTTGTTGAACTCCGTCACGATGACCTTGCTCTCCTCCAGGGGCACCTGCTTCTCGATCCCCAGATAGATCCGAATGTCGATCAGGGGGATCACCTCGCCGCGGACCGTGGTGATGCCCACCATGGACTCGTGGGCCCTCGGTACGGGACGCACGCCGGGCCAGCGGAGGATCTCCCTGGTCTTGTCCACATTGATGGCGAAGGACTGGTCCCCCAGCTGGAAGACCACCACCTGCCACTCGTTGGTGCCGACCTCTGTCAGTATTCGCTCTTCTTTCATGACACCATCACCCGCCTCGTGTGCAGATCCTTTCCGTCAACTATAGTCGAAGTTTCCCAATGCCTCAAGCCTTTTCGCCGCGGAAGCCGCCGGAGAGGCTCCACGGGCCCCCGGAATACAGCACGCCCGGGGCGCGGGCCCGGGGCGGATGGTTCCCTCTGTTGCGGTCTATCGGTGAGGCGGATCGCCGGTGCCGGTTCGCCGGTGCCGACGGATCGGCCCTCCGGTGTTGCCGTGCTGACGCTGTTGCCGTTTGTTCCGGTGCTACCGCCGGCGCAGGATGGCCATGGCGGGGATGGCCAAAAGCAGCAGCGCCAGGGCGGAACCGCCGAGGCTGCAGCCGCCTCCGCCGTCGCCGCCGGGTGTCGGTTCGGCGGCGGTGTAGGTGACGATGGCCAGGTCGGTCTCCACGCTGCCGTCGGCTGCGCCGTCGCGGTCGTAGGCGCCGCCGTCTTTCACCCGCACGTTCAGGCCGCTGTCGCTCTCGCTGACGTCCAGGTCATCGCTGCTGTGGCCCGGGGCGAAGCGCTTCCACTCACCGGTGGAGGTGTCTCTGACGAGCAGGGCGGTCTGCTGGTCGGCCTGGGCTGCCATGTTGTTTCCGTTTCCGATGGTGAAGCCGGCTTTCCCGCCGGGTTCGCCGATGGCGGCCTTCACCCTGGTGGCTCTGATGTCGTCCACGCTGGATGCCTCGCCGTCATCCAGCAGGTCCTGGGCGCCCTGCTGGATGGCTTCCTGCTCGTCGCCGCTCACGGGCGTGATGTCCACGCTGACGGTGCCTTCGTCGGGGGTGACGTCATTGCTGTCCACGGGTTCGGGATCCGGCACGGGGCCGGGTTCCGGCGTGGGTGTCGGGGCTGCGGTGGGTCCTGCAGTCGGTGTGGGGGCTGTCGTGGGCTGCGGCGTGGGTGTGGCGGTGGGGGCTGTGGTGGGTGCCGGTGTCGGCGCGGCGCCCTGGTAGGCCAGGACGGCCTGTTCGGTGGCGACCCTGCCTTCCGTGGGGTCGCTGTCGTAGGCGCTGCCGTCGTCGACGGCGACGATCATATTGTTTCCGTCTTCCATCACCTGCAGGGCCGCTCCGGTGGCGCCGGGGGTGATGAGGTCCCACTGCTCTTCGCTGCTGTTGTAGGCCAGGAAGCCCTTCTTGCCGACGGTGGCTGCTCTGGTGTCGGCGCCGGTGATGGTGTAGACGGCGGTGCCGCTGCCTTCTTCCAGGAGGGCGGTGACGGCGGCGGCGCGGAGGCTGTCAAGGGCCAGGATGGTGCCTGCCCTGGTCAGCCGGTGGATGTTGTCTTCCACGGCGACCTGGGCTTCCAGCTCCAGGGGGGCGGCGTCGGTGCTGGCTGTCCCGGTGCCGGGGGCGATGTCGCTGCTCTCCAGGGGATGCAGCGGCGGGAGGACGCTGTAGCTCCCTGTGGCGTCGGGGCTGCGCTCGCCGTAGTCGTTGATGACCATGCTGATGCGGTGGTCGCCTTCCGTCTCGGGGAAGTGGCGCACCTGCTGCCGGACGCTCTCCCCGGGCATGATGATGGGGATGTGGAGGTCGGCGATCTCGGTCTCGCTGCCGTCGGGGGCGGTGTCCACGTAGGTGGCGTAGACGTCCAGGGCGAGGCTGGATCCGCTGTTTTCGATGTCCGCCTCGGCGGTGACGGCCCGGCCGACCAGGGTGGTGTCGGGGGAGATCTCAATCTGTCCGTCCAGCTCCCGCAGGTCCCGGGTGACGGCGGTCTTCAGGGCGCCGCTCTCGCTCTGGTGGCTGCCGAAGTCGTAGACGGCCACGGGGCCGAACCAGCCCCGGTTGTCGCTGTAGCTGTCGCCGTTGTCGTGGTGGGCCATCTCGGTGACCTTGTCCAGCGGGTCCACGGTGACGTGGAGGTAGTAGGCGCCCTGGTCGAGGTTGCTGATATCCCAGGTGACCTCGGCGAAGGTCCAGTTGGGATTGTCGCCCTCGCCCCAGGTGCCGATGGAGATCCGGTCGCTGCCGATGGTGGTCAGCTCGCTCTGCTTGGGGTCCTTGGTTTTGGCGTGGGCGAACTGGACGTCGAGGTTCTGTACCCCATTCTCGTTCCCGTCGTAGTCGATGGCCAGGTTGTAGACCCGGCACTTGGCGGTCACCGTCTTGTGGATGTCCTGCTCCAGGATATGGTCCAGCTTGGTGCCGCCGTCGTAGAAGAACATCCCCTGCAGCTCGTTGAAGTTGGGCTGTCCTGCGGCCCACTTCCAGAGGGTGCGCCCCGTGGGATGCTCGACCTTGTGTTCGTACCAGTTGTGGGGCAGGCCCAGGGCGGGGTTGGGGTGCCGGCCGTACCGCTCGCCCCACCAGTCACGGTTGTCTTCAATGAGACCGGCCATGTAGGTGGTCAGCAGCGCGCCCACGTCGGTGCTGTAGACCTGGGGGTGGAAGTTGTAGCCGAAGAGGCCGCTGTCGTCGAAGTCGGCGTCCTTGGCGTTGATGCTAAAGCCGGTGCTCTCGGTGACGGTGTTCTGGTTGCTCCTGCTGTGCTGGAAGCACTCGTCGTGGGTGTAGTGGGCCTTGGCCGAGACACCGCCGAAGATCCCGTCGTACATGCCGCTCATGCTCGCCGACATGTCGGTCTGGGTCTTGTTGTCGACCATCGTCGTGGCGCCGTCCTTGAACTTTTCCGTGTCGGTCCATTTCACGTCGTAGGTGGTGCCGCCGGAGATCCCGCTCACACCGGGGTCGGCGAGCAGGTCCGCGCTGGCCGCCACGTTGAAGTAGCCGGCTTTCAGCAGTTCCTTGTTCCAGGGGTAGGTAAGGATGTTGCCGCAGACATGCGGCGGCTGGTACCACCGCTGGGTACGCCCGATGTTGGTGTGCTGCGTCGACGGCGTGGGCACGGCCACCTGGTAGTAGATGGGGTTGCCCTGATCGTCGGTCTCGCCGAGCACGGGATAGCGCCAGAGCACCACCTCCTGCCGCCGGTAGTTCAGCTCGTCGCCCTTCTTGGTGGTGGTGGAGTAGCTCTGCGTCCTGCCCTTGAACTGCGCATCGCTCATCTTGTCCACGTGCTTCTTCACATGGCTGAAGGTGGCCGACATCTTCTCCTCGGCTTTGAAAAAACCCAGGTCGACGCCCATGTGCTCAGAGAGGGTGGTGCTCTTCCCGAAGGTGCTGGCGTACCGCTGGCTGGTCTTGACGATGTTGGATCCGCTCTGGGTCCCCTCGAACTGGGTGTAGAAGGACTCCAGCCTGGTAAGGTTCCAGGCCTTGTCGTCTCCATCGTCGTCTTCGATGTAGTCCAGGTGTTTGGGCGGGTTCTGGACGATCACCATGGGGCGGATGTCCTGCTTGATGGTGATCTTGGCCGGCGTCCCCAGCGTGATGCTGTCGCCGCCGAAGTCCCCCGGGACGAGAACGGGCATCTCCTTGTGGGGATCAAAGTCATCGGGATCAAGCCAGTCCACCTCGTCCGCTTTGTCGAACCCCTGCAGATCGCCGTCGTCCAGATTCGGCGTGTAGAGACGGACCGTGGGAAGAAAGTCTTCCTCCACCGGGCCATCATAGTAATTGTAAAAAGTGACGAGCTGGCGGACGGCGCTGCCCTGGTCGTTCCAGGTGCTGTACTCCTTGCCGAAGGCGCCTGCCGCCAGGCCGGCGTAGACATACTCGCCATTCTTGATCCCTATCTCACCGAAACCGACAATTTGCGCCGTCCCCTTGAATCCGCCGCCCTCTACATTAAAGACAGAGACAGAGAGGTAAGGAGCGCTTCCAGTCGCATATCCCATCACGCAACATTCGTCCCGGCCGTCGCCGTTGATGTCGGCCACAGCGAGCTGCGAAGCCACGGGATTGAACTGCCAGGGATCCGCGTCGCTCTGTCCGCCTATCCCGCCATTCTTGACGGTATGCGTGGCCTCTTCCTTCCAGGTCAGGTCGCCGCCCTGCCCGGTCACGCTGAGGAGCGAGAGATGCGAATTGTGTCCGGGGTTGGCGTGCCGGATGACGTAGAGCTTGTCGCTGCCGCCCTTTTCGCTGTTGCCGGCAGCCAGGGCGCAGACGGCGTTGGCGTTTGAATATGCCGCCACCTGGTAGCTGCTCCCGTATTTCGTGATGTTGAGGTCCCTGTCCACGGAATAGGCGTGAAGACGCATCGTCCCGTCCTCCTCTTTGGCGAGGACCACCACTTCCTTGCGGCCGTCCTGATCGAGATCGACCAGGGCCAGCTGGCCGCACCGCTTGGAATCGGGGGCCCCGGCGACCTCCGTAGAGCTGAACGGCCCGGGATTCTCTCCCGGTTGCCCGTCGTTCACCGTCAAGCCGTAGGTATACGCCCCGTCCGCGGTGCCGCGGGGGAACACGCTCGCATAGTCGGAGACGTGGTCGCCGTTCCAGTCGTGGGCGATGATGTCCACGGCGGGGTTGAAGGACTCATCGCGCGTGGTAGTGGGGCTTTTGTTGTCTGCCGACAGGGAAAAGGCCCGCGTCAGCGGATCATCCCCATCGGTGACGTCCACGCTGAAGACCCGCAGGGTAAACCTGTTCGTGGAGGTGTTGACACCCGCCACGGCCAGCCGCTGCCGGCCCTTGGGCCCCGAGCCGTAGACGGCGTCCACGGTCCTGTAGTCTC contains:
- a CDS encoding dCMP deaminase family protein, whose product is MEQRRPDWMEYFMVIAEVVASRSTCLRRKVGAVIVRDRHIVSTGYNGAPRGVRHCAETGCLREQLGIPSGQRHEICRGAHAEMNAIAQAASTGTSTEGTDLYCTTEPCSFCSKAIINAGIRRLYYAHSYPDELARTLRAEAGLEEHCTGPVREARRFLCDDPETS
- a CDS encoding SMC family ATPase codes for the protein MTPERLVIRDLFGVREADLAFEGGVVAIVGPNGAGKSSLLDALLVALFGEPSETRTRRLNQSGYVRVGADRGEVAFTFRLDGGRYRISRTFFPERKAQRIALAEETEEGWTPLASSVKDAESLLAGLLDPSGGEEGRGIAALREAFCTSVLVPQGAVTELVDKTPADRWKVLAAALGLQDEQRFRERAQKVKQSASQELARIQWELDRLQRDLEGIAPLPTLRERRREAGTRSDRLERALEGIRKAEKARSTLDERTRRLNGARHRRARAERDERRCRDRASLSAASEGLRTLRERASRLGRARSGEREARQALQKEEGAFREQDDLLQVFRDHYRKLSEEKEKQAPLARYASCVAEIRWIHDEMAHQENEKKRMDVEKGQIQAELEEWRRAAALLTREELLEKRRRVTAEHKKAAAALKERMDRLLTALTDWLELLAGDADVVELQTLTRLRAVEMARTLADSGLSRALEEITNAKARCHRLLRQGLELHEGLRDLPAEPLPEGWRTLSREQAEEKVAQKEKAIRDRVARRDAADRELVRLDGKRTENARRLPDRDEAFLRRVEAAAARTGELDDEMQKTQIRGGKTAEKARKLGEQRDRSRERAERAGRELDEARRLFDEAVAAWKKASAGHSWSREELLRAQREEFLSLEEGELERAAAELQSARDLERQADGELRAFRAEHAEEPPRAVELERT
- a CDS encoding HDIG domain-containing protein, which produces MVPDREQALELLRRYNKDEGHINHGLAVEAVMRHMAARKGGDEDLWGVVGLLHDLDWEQTEDDPQQHTARAVEWLRGEGYPEELVRAVRSHGWGLVQDDVPPESEMEKTLYAVDELTGFVIAVALVRPSRSTKDMKLKSVKKKWKDKAFARGVDREVIQKGADMLGVSMDELIQETIEGLRPVEERIGLGA
- a CDS encoding chemotaxis protein, which encodes MKEERILTEVGTNEWQVVVFQLGDQSFAINVDKTREILRWPGVRPVPRAHESMVGITTVRGEVIPLIDIRIYLGIEKQVPLEESKVIVTEFNKMKLGFVVDAVERIYRISSEELDSSLTGSFLGENALYVIKRENRNILLLDYERIVQMVNPTIEEQFHVSEGGAKASKAIGDPNDYAILVAEDSPLIRRLLQDALAEGGFHNVELVSHGKAAWDRLSAGEDTFHLLITDIEMPKMDGLTLTRKVKSGDEIEPIPVIVFSSIMAEDIKRKAVSVGADAQITKPEIDELVDRVCNLLEENYTKKG
- a CDS encoding metallophosphoesterase, coding for MRLLFTGDWHVGARTWGIDRLPEARDGLEQLLDQAREHRPEAVVVLGDIFHTFRYPGEEAVTLVAATIRRLLDLPSRPEVLLLRGNHDWAGVKVWEILDAGDRLRIVDSPSLQQVGDVALYLLPYLRHHQIPPEGAPEDLLPTDPPDGNPSLTLLAAHLALAGTVPGLTEPVVDPGRAADLGASAMICGHIHRHGPVTDDPISAFYAGPLYRGDFAEEGQDLGSLLADSADGVLRALPLRGRSLHTLHYPDEESMAAELPAAMGMLEDDSWVRISLESCPTGELRLLDRLREEDRRIVRVRMAPGADPEGSAEAERPRAELHPAELWAQYVASEEDDGPRRELVTRAGQLLLDGADPEEVWGFLRGQAAGDEEAGG